In Bos mutus mitochondrion, complete genome, the following are encoded in one genomic region:
- the COX3 gene encoding cytochrome c oxidase subunit III (TAA stop codon is completed by the addition of 3' A residues to the mRNA) — MTHQTHAYHMVNPSPWPLTGALSALLMTSGLAMWFHFNSTALLMIGLTTNMLTMYQWWRDIIRESTFQGHHTPAVQKGLRYGMILFIISEVLFFTGFFWAFYHSSLAPTPELGGCWPPTGIHPLNPLEVPLLNTSVLLASGVSITWAHHSLMEGDRNHMLQALFITITLGVYFTLLQASEYYEAPFTISDGIYGSTFFVATGFHGLHVIIGSTFLIVCFFRQLKFHFTSNHHFGFEAAAWYWHFVDVVWLFLYVSIYWWGS; from the coding sequence ATGACACACCAAACTCATGCTTATCATATAGTAAACCCAAGCCCTTGACCTCTTACAGGAGCTCTGTCTGCCCTCTTAATAACATCCGGCTTAGCCATGTGGTTTCATTTTAACTCAACAGCTCTGTTAATAATTGGCCTAACAACAAACATACTAACAATATACCAATGATGACGGGATATTATTCGAGAAAGCACTTTCCAAGGGCACCATACCCCAGCTGTCCAAAAAGGCCTCCGTTATGGAATAATCCTCTTTATTATCTCCGAAGTCCTATTCTTTACCGGATTTTTCTGAGCATTCTACCATTCAAGCCTCGCCCCCACTCCCGAACTAGGCGGCTGCTGACCCCCAACAGGCATTCATCCACTAAATCCCCTAGAAGTCCCACTGCTCAACACCTCTGTCCTATTGGCCTCCGGAGTTTCTATTACCTGAGCCCATCATAGTCTGATAGAAGGAGACCGAAACCATATATTACAAGCCCTATTTATCACCATCACATTAGGGGTCTACTTTACACTACTACAAGCCTCAGAGTACTATGAGGCACCCTTTACTATCTCCGACGGAATCTACGGCTCAACTTTTTTCGTAGCCACAGGCTTCCACGGCCTCCATGTCATCATTGGATCCACCTTCTTAATTGTCTGCTTTTTCCGCCAACTAAAATTTCATTTCACTTCTAACCACCACTTCGGCTTTGAAGCCGCTGCCTGATACTGACATTTCGTAGACGTAGTTTGACTTTTCCTCTATGTTTCTATCTATTGATGAGGCTCCT